In a single window of the Bombus huntii isolate Logan2020A unplaced genomic scaffold, iyBomHunt1.1 ctg00000061.1, whole genome shotgun sequence genome:
- the LOC126875987 gene encoding omega-amidase NIT2-like codes for MLLYPAAFNMTTGPLHWSLLQRSRANDNQLYVACISPARVPSASYVAWGHTQLTNPWGKILYDLETQENMAITDIDLKVVEEVRAQIPTFSQRRTDLYDTVCKKE; via the exons ATGCTgttatatccagcggcattcaatatgaccactggaccactgcactggtcattacttcagcgttccagagcgaatgataatcaattatacgttgcttgcatatcaccggctcgtgttccttcagcaagttacgtcgcatgggggcatacacagttgaccaatccctggggaaagattctttacgatttggaaactcaagagaatatggcaatcaccgatatcg atctaaaagttgttgaggaagtaagggctcagatacctacattttctcagagacgtacagatttgtacgacactgtctgtaagaaggagtaa
- the LOC126875969 gene encoding uncharacterized protein LOC126875969, whose product MRDHPLKNSALYSALNRALGGPAAYWLTQIMNGDELTWPDFKEQFAAHFGGQEVAAASLIKVAEKLPRDGETPGAYGNHIITLLGSKWRNSTREEVLAATALHLLGSRDERFKRLALTSDITSVKQFQREMKPFLYTEWPTPPPWRSLASSGNKKGRSPAPWTRCGHCGIYGHPTFECRKRAKWEPKKDPRLPKESRPAAPPKALCFHCHMPGHIASRCPSRREEKHCPEDKRRVGACVVEAPTRRLSQQATHEDV is encoded by the coding sequence ATGAGGGACCACCCCCTGAAAAACAGCGCACTGTATTCTGCCCTAAACCGTGCCCTAGGGGGTCCGGCAGCGTATTGGCTTACGCAGATAATGAACGGCGACGAGCTCACCTGGCCagattttaaggaacaattcgcCGCGCACTTCGGTGGCCAAGAAGTAGCAGCCGCGTCGCTAATCAAGGTAGCCGAGAAACTACCGCGGGACGGCGAAACACCAGGAGCGTACGGAAATCATATCATCACCCTCCTGGGGTCGAAGTGGCGAAATTCAACCAGGGAAGAGGTACTCGCCGCCACCGCCCTCCATCTGCTGGGCTCGCgcgatgaacgttttaaacgaCTAGCGCTCACGAGTGACATCACGTCGGTGAAACAAttccaaagagaaatgaagccCTTCCTATACACGGAGTGGCCAACGCCCCCGCCGTGGAGGTCATTAGCGAGCTCCGGAAACAAAAAAGGCAGGTCACCCGCCCCCTGGACCAGGTGTGGTCACTGCGGTATTTACGGACATCCGACATTCGAATGCCGCAAGAGGGCGAAGTGGGAACCGAAGAAGGACCCCCGACTCCCGAAGGAAAGCCGACCGGCTGCACCACCAAAAGCGTTGTGCTTTCACTGCCACATGCCGGGACACATCGCGTCTCGCTGTCCATCgcggcgagaagaaaaacattgCCCCGAGGACAAGCGCCGGGTCGGTGCCTGCGTGGTGGAAGCCCCGACGCGTAGACTAAGCCAGCAGGCCACACACGAGGATGTGTAA